The following are encoded together in the Rhizobium sp. SSA_523 genome:
- a CDS encoding efflux RND transporter permease subunit produces the protein MNISRFFIDRPVFAAVLSVLIVVAGLLGMRALPISEYPEVVPPSVVVRATYPGANPTVIAQTVATPLEEQINGVEDMLYMSSQATSDGVLTLTVTFKLGTDPDKAQQLVQNRVSQAEPRLPTEVRALGITTVKSSPDFIMVVNLVSSTDRYDLTYLRNYATLNIKDRLARIEGVGQVQVFGSGDYSMRIWIDPQKAAEHSLAASDITNAVRGQNVQAAAGIIGASPSLPGVDLQLNVNAQGRLQTPEEFGNIIVKTGSNGEITRLRDVARIELGAADYTLRSLLDGEPAVAIPVLQAPGSNSIEIADNVRATMDELQKAMPEGVRYEIVYDTTEFVRASIEKVIDTLLEAVALVVLVVIVFLQTWRASIIPLIAVPVSVIGTFAVMYMFGFSVNALTLFGLVLAIGIVVDDAIVVVENVERNIENGYTPREATYRAMREVSGPIIAIALVLVAVFVPLAFISGLSGQFYRQFALTIAISTVISAINSLTLSPALAALLLKDHHAPKDRLTRIMDTLFGWFFRGFNRAFGAASNGYGRTVGGLLSRKSLVMIIYLALVGLTYTMFNAVPGGFVPSQDKQYLVGFAQLPDGASLNRTEEVIKQMSEIALKQPGVKHAIAFPGLNINGFTNGSNAGVVFAVLDEFENRKTKELSGDSIALSLNQQFAGIQGAFIAIFSPPPVNGLGTTGGFKLQIEDRSGFGYQALDEATKAVIGKAYQTPELAGIFSSYQINVPQLYADLDRTKAEQLGVSVTDVFETLQIYLGSLYVNDFNAFGRTYSVRVQADAKFRAQADDIGRLEVRSQSGEMIPLSALLKVEETAGPERTTRYNGFLSADINAAPAPGFSSGQAQAAMERILQETLPSGIDYEWTDLTYQQILAGNSSLIVFPLALLLVYLVLAAQYESLTLPLAIIMIVPMGVLAALAGVWLTGGDNNIFTQIGLVVLVGLSAKNAILIVEFARELEFEGRTPFQAAVEASRLRLRPILMTSMAFIMGVVPLVISTGAGAEMRSAMGVAVFSGMIGVTLFGIFMTPVFYMLARQLTGGRPLARHESEAAPALSPAE, from the coding sequence ATGAACATCTCAAGATTTTTCATCGACAGGCCGGTCTTTGCCGCAGTCTTGTCGGTGTTGATCGTCGTGGCCGGCCTGCTTGGCATGCGGGCCCTGCCGATTTCGGAATATCCGGAAGTCGTGCCGCCCTCGGTCGTCGTGCGGGCCACTTATCCCGGCGCCAATCCGACGGTCATTGCCCAGACGGTGGCGACGCCGCTCGAAGAGCAGATCAACGGCGTCGAGGACATGCTCTACATGTCCAGCCAGGCGACCTCCGACGGCGTTCTGACACTGACCGTGACGTTCAAGCTCGGGACCGATCCCGACAAGGCGCAGCAGCTTGTGCAGAACCGCGTCTCTCAGGCCGAGCCCCGGCTGCCGACGGAAGTTCGGGCGCTGGGCATCACCACGGTGAAAAGCTCGCCCGACTTCATCATGGTCGTCAACCTCGTCTCGAGCACGGATCGCTACGACCTGACCTATCTGCGCAACTATGCGACCCTCAACATCAAGGATCGTCTGGCCCGCATCGAAGGCGTCGGCCAGGTCCAGGTCTTCGGGTCGGGCGACTATTCGATGCGTATCTGGATCGATCCGCAGAAGGCGGCGGAGCATTCGCTGGCCGCCAGCGACATCACCAATGCGGTGCGGGGCCAGAATGTGCAGGCGGCTGCCGGCATTATCGGCGCCTCGCCGAGCCTGCCGGGCGTCGATCTGCAGCTTAACGTGAACGCCCAGGGTCGATTGCAGACGCCGGAGGAATTCGGCAATATCATCGTCAAGACCGGTTCGAATGGCGAGATCACCCGCCTGCGCGATGTCGCGCGTATCGAGCTCGGCGCCGCCGACTATACGCTGCGGTCACTGCTGGACGGCGAGCCGGCCGTTGCCATTCCGGTGCTTCAGGCGCCGGGCTCGAATTCCATCGAGATTGCCGACAATGTGCGCGCCACGATGGATGAACTGCAAAAGGCCATGCCGGAAGGCGTCCGCTACGAAATCGTCTACGACACCACCGAATTCGTGCGTGCCTCGATCGAGAAGGTCATCGACACCCTGCTCGAAGCCGTCGCACTGGTGGTCCTCGTCGTGATCGTCTTCCTGCAGACATGGCGCGCCTCGATCATTCCGCTGATTGCCGTGCCGGTCTCGGTCATCGGTACGTTTGCCGTCATGTATATGTTCGGCTTTTCCGTCAATGCACTCACGCTCTTCGGCCTCGTGCTGGCCATCGGCATCGTGGTGGATGATGCGATCGTGGTCGTCGAGAATGTCGAACGCAACATTGAGAACGGCTATACGCCGCGGGAAGCCACCTATCGCGCGATGAGAGAAGTGTCCGGGCCGATCATTGCGATCGCTCTGGTGCTGGTCGCCGTCTTCGTGCCGCTTGCCTTCATCTCCGGCCTGTCCGGCCAGTTCTACCGGCAGTTCGCCCTGACCATCGCCATTTCGACGGTGATCTCGGCGATCAACTCGCTCACGCTGTCGCCGGCCCTGGCGGCCCTTCTCCTGAAGGATCATCATGCGCCGAAGGATCGCCTCACCCGCATCATGGATACGCTGTTCGGCTGGTTCTTCCGTGGCTTCAACCGCGCCTTCGGTGCGGCATCGAATGGCTATGGCCGGACGGTGGGCGGGCTTTTGTCGCGCAAGAGCCTGGTGATGATCATCTATCTTGCGCTGGTCGGCCTGACTTACACCATGTTCAATGCCGTGCCGGGGGGCTTCGTGCCCAGCCAGGACAAGCAGTATCTCGTGGGCTTTGCCCAGCTGCCCGATGGTGCCTCGCTGAACCGCACGGAAGAAGTCATCAAGCAGATGAGCGAGATCGCCCTCAAGCAGCCGGGCGTCAAGCATGCCATCGCCTTCCCCGGCCTCAACATCAACGGCTTCACCAACGGCTCCAATGCCGGCGTGGTCTTTGCCGTGCTGGACGAATTCGAAAACCGCAAGACGAAGGAGCTTTCCGGCGACAGCATCGCCCTTTCGCTTAACCAGCAATTCGCCGGCATTCAAGGCGCCTTCATCGCCATCTTCTCGCCGCCGCCGGTCAACGGCCTGGGAACGACAGGCGGCTTCAAGCTGCAGATCGAAGATCGCTCCGGTTTCGGCTATCAGGCACTCGACGAGGCGACGAAGGCCGTCATCGGGAAGGCTTACCAGACGCCGGAGCTGGCGGGCATCTTCTCAAGCTATCAGATCAATGTGCCGCAACTCTATGCAGACCTGGATAGAACCAAGGCAGAACAGCTTGGCGTATCGGTGACCGATGTCTTCGAGACCCTGCAGATCTATCTCGGCTCCCTCTATGTGAATGACTTCAATGCCTTCGGGCGGACCTACAGCGTTCGTGTTCAGGCAGACGCCAAGTTCCGTGCGCAAGCAGACGATATCGGACGCCTGGAGGTTCGCTCCCAGAGCGGCGAGATGATCCCGCTTTCGGCGCTGCTGAAGGTGGAGGAAACGGCCGGGCCGGAACGGACGACGCGCTACAATGGCTTCCTGTCGGCCGATATCAATGCCGCACCGGCGCCCGGTTTCTCGTCCGGTCAGGCCCAGGCTGCCATGGAGCGAATCCTGCAGGAGACGCTGCCCTCCGGCATAGATTACGAATGGACCGATCTGACCTACCAGCAGATCCTCGCCGGCAATTCGAGCCTGATCGTCTTTCCGCTGGCGCTGCTTCTGGTCTATCTCGTCCTGGCCGCGCAGTATGAGAGCCTCACCCTTCCCTTGGCGATCATCATGATCGTGCCGATGGGCGTTCTTGCGGCGCTTGCCGGTGTCTGGCTGACGGGCGGAGACAACAACATCTTCACCCAGATCGGACTTGTGGTCCTTGTGGGACTATCGGCCAAGAATGCGATCCTGATCGTGGAGTTTGCCCGGGAACTCGAATTCGAAGGACGGACGCCTTTCCAGGCGGCCGTGGAGGCGAGCCGGCTGCGCCTGCGTCCCATTCTGATGACCTCGATGGCCTTCATCATGGGTGTCGTTCCTCTCGTCATCTCGACCGGCGCGGGTGCCGAGATGCGGTCCGCCATGGGTGTGGCGGTGTTCTCGGGAATGATCGGCGTGACCCTGTTCGGGATCTTCATGACACCGGTCTTCTACATGCTGGCCCGCCAGCTGACCGGAGGCCGGCCGCTTGCCCGCCACGAATCGGAGGCAGCTCCCGCTCTCTCTCCAGCGGAGTAA
- a CDS encoding BA14K family protein: MRVVLLVLGGLSLAVVMFVGGVVTAFAFFSAGGETRHLTSSADLWTNHPVRVDRSEEGLERVAGLVAEAKADTPPPPANTIDDTVTGSVAPDLTPSTEEPQLSEAHLDWCSSRYRSYRPRDNSYTPFSGGRRECVSPFTPPSSETVAATGTDAMSPPPSGEDSFVEEASDPAMAGATETAMAGEVTDYARSEHVQSCFARYRSYRVDDNTYQPFGGGPRRQCE, encoded by the coding sequence ATGAGAGTGGTTCTTCTCGTCCTCGGCGGCTTGTCCCTTGCCGTCGTCATGTTCGTCGGCGGGGTCGTCACCGCCTTCGCATTCTTTTCCGCCGGCGGGGAGACAAGGCATCTGACCAGTTCGGCCGATCTGTGGACCAATCATCCGGTTCGGGTGGACCGTTCGGAAGAGGGGCTTGAACGGGTGGCGGGCCTGGTTGCCGAGGCAAAGGCCGACACGCCGCCGCCGCCAGCGAACACGATCGACGATACCGTCACCGGTTCGGTTGCGCCGGATCTCACGCCTTCCACCGAGGAGCCGCAACTGAGCGAGGCCCATCTCGACTGGTGTTCGTCGCGCTATCGCTCCTACCGTCCTCGCGATAATTCCTACACGCCCTTCAGCGGCGGCCGCCGGGAATGCGTGTCGCCCTTCACCCCGCCGTCCAGCGAAACCGTTGCCGCGACCGGCACGGATGCCATGTCGCCGCCGCCGAGTGGCGAAGACAGTTTCGTCGAAGAGGCAAGCGATCCGGCCATGGCCGGCGCGACGGAGACTGCAATGGCCGGCGAGGTTACAGACTATGCCCGCTCCGAGCATGTCCAGTCCTGTTTTGCCCGCTACAGATCCTATCGGGTCGACGACAATACCTACCAGCCCTTCGGTGGTGGCCCGCGTCGCCAGTGCGAGTAA
- the yghX gene encoding YghX family hydrolase, whose translation MTRMTAKDFPQELLDLYDFYAHGKITKREFLDRAAKFAVGGMTAATLVAALSPDYALAQQVAFTDPDITADYITYPSPKGHGEVRGYFVRPAKLQGKAPAVVVVHENRGLNPYIEDVARRVAKAGFIALAPDGLSSVGGYPGNDEKGRELQSTVDPQKLMNDFFAAVEFMMNHEASTGKTGITGFCYGGGVANAAAVAYPELGAAVPFYGRQPRAEDVERIKAPLLIHYAELDTRINEGWPAYEAALKANGKTYEAYIYPGVNHGFHNDSTPRYDEAAAKLAWDRTIEWFRRHLA comes from the coding sequence ATGACACGGATGACAGCCAAGGACTTTCCGCAAGAGCTTCTCGATCTTTATGATTTCTACGCGCATGGAAAGATAACCAAACGCGAATTCCTGGATCGGGCCGCGAAATTCGCCGTCGGCGGCATGACGGCCGCCACCCTCGTTGCAGCACTCTCCCCAGATTATGCCCTGGCACAGCAAGTAGCGTTCACCGATCCCGACATCACGGCAGATTACATCACCTACCCGTCGCCGAAAGGCCATGGCGAAGTGCGCGGCTATTTCGTCCGTCCGGCAAAGCTGCAGGGCAAGGCGCCGGCGGTGGTGGTGGTGCACGAGAACCGCGGCCTGAACCCCTATATCGAAGACGTCGCGCGCCGCGTGGCCAAAGCCGGCTTTATTGCGCTGGCGCCGGACGGCCTGTCCTCCGTCGGCGGCTATCCCGGCAATGACGAGAAAGGTCGCGAATTGCAGTCGACGGTTGATCCGCAGAAGCTGATGAATGATTTCTTCGCCGCCGTCGAATTCATGATGAACCACGAGGCCTCCACCGGGAAGACCGGCATTACCGGTTTCTGCTATGGCGGCGGCGTTGCCAATGCCGCGGCGGTCGCCTATCCGGAGCTCGGCGCGGCCGTGCCCTTTTACGGCCGCCAGCCACGGGCGGAGGATGTGGAGCGCATCAAGGCCCCGCTTCTCATACACTATGCGGAACTGGATACGCGCATCAACGAGGGCTGGCCCGCTTATGAGGCCGCTCTCAAAGCAAACGGCAAGACCTATGAGGCGTATATCTATCCGGGCGTGAACCACGGATTCCACAATGACTCGACGCCGCGTTACGACGAAGCGGCGGCGAAATTGGCCTGGGACCGCACCATTGAGTGGTTCAGGCGCCACCTTGCCTGA
- a CDS encoding LysR family transcriptional regulator has product MNFKQLEIFKTIMDTGSTISAASQLGLSQSAISRQLAALEEEIGRELFLREKGRLKPKPEAYLLVGEIDEVSQSMAKLRTKIGDLRTGIFGEALIRVAFPHSLATTMLPPLVARFKKDHPRVTVEILSGPYDAIERMVRGRVAEIGFVRLPPEEPGFQATPLYSSGTTCVMPIGHPLAGKDAIDVNDLARNDLILLGRQRINRNELEHELRRMVPSYRCSLEVHSVETACVCAAHGLGVAIVPTLIASFFVSDQLIMRPFVSAKQADYGIITKADAALSWSCEAFVELMRRQAETASQV; this is encoded by the coding sequence ATGAATTTCAAGCAGCTCGAAATCTTCAAGACCATCATGGATACCGGCTCGACGATTTCGGCGGCTTCCCAGCTTGGCCTGTCGCAATCGGCCATCAGCCGTCAACTGGCCGCGCTGGAAGAGGAAATCGGACGCGAACTGTTCCTGCGTGAAAAGGGACGCCTGAAACCCAAGCCCGAGGCCTATCTACTGGTCGGCGAGATCGACGAAGTCTCGCAGAGCATGGCGAAACTGCGCACCAAGATCGGCGATCTCCGCACCGGCATCTTCGGCGAGGCGCTTATCCGCGTCGCCTTTCCCCACAGCCTGGCCACGACAATGCTGCCGCCATTGGTGGCGCGCTTCAAAAAGGATCATCCGCGGGTAACGGTGGAGATCCTCAGCGGTCCCTATGATGCGATCGAGCGGATGGTGCGCGGGCGCGTCGCGGAGATCGGCTTTGTCCGCCTGCCGCCGGAAGAGCCCGGCTTTCAGGCAACGCCGCTCTATTCCAGTGGCACGACCTGCGTCATGCCGATCGGACATCCGCTCGCCGGCAAGGACGCCATCGACGTCAACGATCTGGCGCGCAACGACCTCATCCTGCTCGGACGCCAAAGGATCAACCGCAATGAACTGGAGCACGAATTGCGGCGGATGGTGCCGAGCTATCGGTGCAGTCTGGAGGTTCATTCCGTCGAGACCGCCTGCGTCTGCGCTGCGCACGGACTGGGCGTGGCCATTGTGCCGACGCTGATCGCCTCCTTCTTCGTCAGCGATCAGCTGATCATGCGGCCTTTCGTATCCGCCAAGCAGGCGGATTACGGCATCATCACCAAGGCTGATGCCGCTCTGTCCTGGAGCTGCGAGGCCTTTGTCGAGCTGATGCGGCGCCAGGCCGAAACCGCTTCGCAGGTATGA
- a CDS encoding ABC transporter permease: protein MSVFIIRRLMQSVAVLLVTALVVFLGVYAIGDPIEMLISPDASPAERAQVIASLGLDQPLWQQFLTFIWNALHGDLGRSFVFNRPTIQLILERLPATLELTLTALVIALVIGIPLGLISGLKPNSATDEAIMTGSILGFSLPSFWQGMMLIMIFSVWLGWLPSTGRGELGSFLGIQSSFFTLDGLAHLVLPAVNLCLFKLSLVIRLTRTGVRETMPLDFVKFARAKGVSERRIVFVHVLKNILIPLITVVGMELGSMLAFAVVTETIFAWPGIGKLLIDSIMRLDRPVVVAYLLVIVSLFIVINFIVDILYSLIDPRVRLGGQS from the coding sequence GTGAGCGTCTTCATCATCCGCCGGCTCATGCAGAGCGTGGCTGTTCTGCTGGTGACCGCCCTCGTCGTCTTCCTCGGCGTCTATGCGATCGGCGATCCCATCGAGATGCTGATCTCCCCGGATGCCAGCCCGGCCGAACGGGCTCAGGTCATTGCATCTCTGGGGCTGGACCAGCCACTCTGGCAGCAGTTCCTGACATTCATCTGGAACGCTCTGCATGGCGATCTTGGCCGCTCCTTCGTCTTCAACCGTCCCACCATCCAGCTGATCCTGGAGCGCCTGCCCGCAACGCTTGAACTGACGCTCACGGCCCTGGTGATTGCCCTGGTGATCGGCATACCGCTCGGTCTCATCTCCGGTCTCAAGCCGAACAGCGCCACCGACGAAGCGATCATGACAGGTTCGATCCTCGGCTTCTCGCTGCCCAGCTTCTGGCAGGGCATGATGTTGATCATGATATTTTCCGTCTGGCTGGGCTGGCTACCCTCCACCGGCCGGGGCGAACTCGGCTCTTTCCTCGGCATACAGTCGAGCTTCTTCACGCTGGACGGTCTTGCGCATCTGGTCCTCCCGGCCGTCAACCTCTGTCTGTTCAAGCTGTCGCTGGTGATCCGCCTGACCCGAACGGGCGTGCGCGAGACGATGCCCCTGGATTTCGTCAAGTTCGCCCGCGCCAAGGGGGTGTCTGAGCGCCGGATCGTCTTCGTCCACGTGCTGAAGAACATTCTCATCCCGCTGATCACCGTCGTCGGCATGGAGCTTGGCAGCATGCTCGCCTTTGCCGTGGTCACGGAAACCATCTTCGCCTGGCCGGGCATCGGCAAACTTTTGATCGATTCCATCATGCGGCTCGACCGGCCCGTTGTCGTTGCCTACCTGCTCGTCATCGTCAGCCTGTTCATCGTGATCAATTTCATCGTCGATATCCTCTATTCGCTGATCGATCCCCGCGTTCGCCTGGGAGGTCAGTCATGA
- a CDS encoding ABC transporter permease: MSVVSSILREETLAGRLLRGIATSPKALIGASICLLLLVAALVGPWITPQNPYDLAVLDILDSKLPPGSESMDGMVYWLGTDGQGRDMLSAMIYGLRTSIGVGVFSGVVALVIGTVLGLVAAYYGGRIDAFIMRIVDLMLGLPTILVALMLLALLGQGLWKVIFALVLVQWATFARSARSAALVEKNKDYVEAAVTLGISTPRILFGHLLPNCLPPLIVIGMLQVANAISAEATLSFLGIGLPITEPSLGLLIANGYQVLMSGEYWISVYPGLLLLVLVFSINITGDRCREILNPRLGER, translated from the coding sequence ATGAGTGTCGTTTCATCGATCCTGCGCGAGGAAACGCTGGCCGGCCGGCTCCTGCGAGGAATTGCAACCAGTCCCAAGGCTCTGATCGGCGCGTCGATCTGTCTTCTGCTCCTGGTGGCCGCGCTCGTCGGACCCTGGATCACGCCGCAGAACCCCTATGACCTGGCGGTGCTGGATATTCTGGATTCCAAGCTGCCGCCCGGTTCGGAAAGCATGGACGGCATGGTCTACTGGCTCGGAACAGACGGGCAAGGCCGCGACATGCTCTCGGCAATGATCTATGGCTTGCGCACGAGCATTGGCGTCGGCGTCTTTTCCGGCGTGGTCGCGCTCGTGATCGGCACGGTTCTCGGCCTCGTCGCTGCCTATTACGGCGGCCGCATCGACGCCTTCATCATGCGCATCGTCGACCTGATGCTGGGCCTTCCCACGATACTCGTCGCCCTGATGCTGCTTGCCCTGCTCGGCCAGGGTCTCTGGAAAGTCATTTTCGCGCTCGTTCTTGTTCAATGGGCCACCTTTGCGCGCTCCGCCCGCAGCGCGGCGCTGGTGGAGAAGAACAAGGATTATGTGGAGGCCGCTGTCACGCTGGGGATCAGCACGCCCCGCATCCTGTTCGGCCATCTTCTGCCGAACTGTCTGCCGCCGCTGATCGTCATCGGCATGTTACAGGTGGCCAATGCAATTTCGGCAGAAGCCACGCTCTCCTTCCTCGGGATCGGCCTGCCTATCACCGAGCCTTCCCTCGGCCTGCTGATCGCCAATGGCTACCAGGTTCTGATGTCGGGAGAATACTGGATCAGCGTCTATCCGGGGCTTCTTCTGCTCGTGCTGGTTTTTTCCATCAACATTACAGGAGACCGCTGCCGCGAAATCCTCAATCCCCGGCTGGGAGAAAGGTGA
- a CDS encoding ABC transporter ATP-binding protein: protein MVQPVLEVTDLSTHFSTRRGIVKAVDGVTFSVGQREIVGLVGESGSGKSITGFSVLGLVDPPGRVVSGSIRFQGEELTGLPQKAMRAIRGKRIAMIFQDPMMTLNPVLSIGTQMVEAVQAHDRVSRQEARERSRDALGLVGIPSPEERLDAYPHQFSGGMRQRVAIAIALLHRPDLIIADEPTTALDVTIQSQILFEIKRLAREFSMALVWISHDLGVVAALADRVMVMYAGRIVEAGPVDDVLAKPAHPYTLGLMQAIPSAVPRGEALRPIPGMAPNPLARPSGCSFRDRCPRATAVCCEDPRLDRADLREWRCFHPFQGEAA from the coding sequence ATGGTTCAGCCCGTTCTTGAAGTGACCGATCTCTCAACGCATTTTTCAACCCGGCGGGGAATAGTCAAAGCCGTCGACGGCGTTACCTTCAGCGTCGGACAGCGCGAAATCGTCGGCCTCGTGGGCGAGTCCGGCTCAGGCAAATCGATCACCGGCTTCTCCGTGCTCGGGCTTGTGGATCCGCCAGGCCGCGTCGTCTCCGGCAGCATCCGCTTTCAGGGCGAGGAATTGACGGGCCTGCCGCAAAAGGCCATGCGCGCCATTCGCGGCAAGCGCATCGCAATGATCTTCCAGGACCCGATGATGACGCTCAATCCCGTCCTTTCGATCGGGACACAGATGGTGGAGGCGGTGCAGGCGCATGACCGGGTGAGCCGGCAGGAGGCCCGCGAAAGGTCGCGCGATGCGCTGGGCCTTGTCGGCATCCCCTCGCCTGAAGAGCGACTGGATGCCTATCCGCACCAGTTTTCCGGCGGCATGCGCCAGCGTGTCGCCATCGCGATCGCCCTTCTGCACCGGCCGGACCTGATCATCGCCGATGAACCCACGACGGCGCTGGACGTGACGATCCAGTCGCAGATCCTCTTCGAGATCAAGCGGCTGGCGCGGGAGTTTTCCATGGCTCTGGTCTGGATCAGCCATGATCTCGGCGTGGTTGCCGCGCTCGCCGATCGTGTGATGGTCATGTATGCCGGCCGCATCGTCGAGGCAGGACCGGTGGACGATGTGCTTGCCAAGCCGGCCCATCCCTACACGCTGGGGCTGATGCAGGCTATCCCGTCAGCCGTGCCGCGCGGCGAGGCCCTGCGTCCCATTCCCGGCATGGCGCCCAACCCGCTCGCACGCCCCTCCGGCTGCTCGTTCCGGGATCGCTGTCCGCGAGCCACCGCCGTCTGCTGCGAAGACCCGCGGCTTGATCGGGCGGATCTGCGCGAGTGGCGCTGCTTTCATCCTTTCCAGGGGGAGGCCGCCTGA
- a CDS encoding ABC transporter ATP-binding protein, with translation MTDTLIEARNVSRRFTRELDYAERLARVFGAKISQKTVHAVDDVNLAVKSGEVVGLVGESGCGKSTLGRMMAGIMPTSEGTVSWKGRALSELKGADKRRARLAAQMIFQDPMSTLNPRKRVIDIIGEAPLVHGLVARNQLRSYVGELAQRVGLDPSYLDRYPHQFSGGQRQRIGIARALAVKPELIVCDESVAALDVSIQAQILNLFMDLRSEFGLTYLFISHDLGVVKHICDRVVVMYLGRVVETGTPDELFANPQHPYTQALVRELPSVSDRRRDFTPVRGEIPSPLHPPPGCHFHPRCPFAFDRCRVERPLLRETSPGQASACHLHDADTSATRTETAQTVS, from the coding sequence ATGACCGACACTCTAATCGAAGCACGCAATGTCAGCCGGCGCTTCACCCGCGAACTCGATTATGCCGAAAGACTGGCGCGCGTCTTCGGGGCAAAGATTTCGCAGAAGACCGTGCATGCGGTCGATGACGTAAACCTCGCCGTGAAAAGCGGCGAAGTCGTCGGCCTTGTCGGCGAATCCGGCTGCGGAAAATCGACGCTCGGCCGCATGATGGCCGGCATCATGCCGACGAGCGAGGGCACGGTCTCCTGGAAAGGCCGGGCTCTGTCCGAGCTGAAGGGTGCCGACAAGCGACGCGCCCGCCTTGCGGCACAGATGATCTTCCAGGATCCGATGTCGACGCTCAATCCCCGCAAGCGCGTCATCGATATTATCGGCGAGGCGCCCCTGGTGCACGGGCTCGTGGCGCGCAACCAGTTGCGGTCCTATGTCGGCGAACTGGCGCAACGTGTGGGCCTCGATCCGTCCTATCTCGATCGCTACCCGCATCAGTTTTCCGGCGGGCAGCGGCAGCGCATCGGCATTGCCCGGGCTCTCGCCGTCAAACCGGAACTGATCGTGTGCGACGAATCCGTTGCTGCCCTCGACGTTTCGATCCAGGCGCAGATCCTCAACCTGTTCATGGATCTTCGCAGCGAATTCGGACTGACCTACCTCTTCATCAGCCATGATCTCGGCGTGGTGAAGCACATTTGCGACCGGGTCGTGGTCATGTATCTCGGCCGCGTCGTGGAGACCGGAACGCCCGACGAATTATTTGCCAATCCGCAGCATCCCTACACGCAGGCCCTCGTCCGCGAATTGCCGAGCGTTTCGGATCGGCGGCGTGATTTCACGCCCGTACGGGGGGAGATCCCCTCGCCGCTCCATCCGCCGCCCGGCTGCCACTTCCATCCGCGCTGTCCCTTCGCCTTCGACCGTTGCCGCGTCGAGCGGCCACTTCTTCGCGAAACCAGCCCCGGCCAGGCCAGTGCCTGCCACCTTCACGATGCCGACACTTCGGCGACCAGAACCGAAACGGCGCAGACCGTCAGTTAA